A genome region from Novipirellula galeiformis includes the following:
- a CDS encoding glycosyltransferase, producing MNRLLVFSDDWGRHPSSCQHLISQLLPTIEVTWVNTIGMRPPRLDRLTLSRGAGKLREWAAMHREDTAAELPTNLTLRSPRMWPWMSHRWDRALNARLLSRQLHDDAQDAIAITTIPITADLIGRLPVRRWVYYCVDDFSVWPGLSAAAMREMEQTLIAGVDRVVAVSDPLAAAIRPRHAHVSVLTHGVDSSFWAHPTCAPPAAIEHLPTPLAVFWGVVDRRMNADWVLGLADALRDRGAAGTIVLAGPQQDPDPRLLTHPRIAAIGPLAFEQLPALAQAARVLIMPYADLPVTRAMQPLKLKEYLATMLPVVAADLPAVVPWQDCLKMVDDEASFVAATLDWMMGNEQTGDASRDSDPLTQLDRRRQRLASEDWQSKAERFGEYVFASA from the coding sequence GTGAACCGACTGCTTGTCTTTTCGGATGATTGGGGGCGGCATCCGAGTAGTTGCCAGCACCTGATCTCGCAGCTCTTGCCCACGATCGAGGTGACCTGGGTCAATACGATCGGCATGCGTCCGCCACGACTGGACCGGCTCACGCTGAGCCGCGGCGCCGGCAAACTGCGCGAGTGGGCGGCCATGCATCGCGAAGACACTGCCGCCGAACTCCCTACGAACTTGACGCTCCGCAGTCCGCGGATGTGGCCTTGGATGTCCCACCGCTGGGATCGGGCCCTGAACGCGCGATTGCTCTCGCGGCAATTGCACGACGATGCTCAGGATGCGATCGCGATCACGACGATCCCAATCACGGCCGACTTGATCGGCCGCTTACCGGTCCGCCGCTGGGTCTACTACTGCGTCGATGACTTCTCGGTCTGGCCGGGCCTCTCAGCCGCGGCGATGCGCGAGATGGAACAAACGTTGATCGCGGGCGTCGACCGGGTGGTGGCGGTCAGCGATCCATTGGCGGCGGCGATCCGGCCGCGGCATGCCCACGTCAGCGTGTTGACGCATGGCGTCGACTCGTCATTCTGGGCCCATCCGACCTGTGCTCCTCCTGCGGCAATCGAGCACTTGCCCACTCCTTTGGCCGTGTTTTGGGGCGTGGTCGATCGGCGGATGAATGCCGATTGGGTGCTCGGCTTGGCCGATGCGCTGCGGGATCGGGGCGCGGCCGGGACGATCGTACTGGCCGGGCCGCAGCAAGATCCGGATCCTCGCTTGCTCACGCACCCGCGGATTGCCGCGATCGGACCATTGGCGTTTGAGCAATTGCCGGCGCTGGCCCAGGCGGCACGGGTGTTGATCATGCCGTACGCCGATTTGCCCGTCACGCGGGCGATGCAGCCGCTGAAGCTAAAAGAATACTTGGCGACGATGCTGCCGGTCGTCGCAGCGGATTTGCCCGCCGTCGTGCCTTGGCAAGATTGTCTGAAGATGGTTGACGACGAAGCCTCATTTGTCGCCGCCACGTTGGACTGGATGATGGGTAATGAGCAGACCGGTGATGCGAGTCGCGATTCCGACCCACTCACGCAACTGGATCGCCGGCGGCAGCGGTTGGCTAGTGAAGATTGGCAATCCAAGGCGGAGCGGTTCGGCGAATACGTTTTCGCATCCGCATAA
- a CDS encoding nucleotidyltransferase family protein codes for MLKIADVTLDELATRLRNEGIGLRFGPYTFRIQSELPLIAQAVHVLHGDHPLVPPYEFSDFRMRLDPRFERGRRMVVATVNGHIWQAWPRRLTVAGMEWVCSWCFFRASHRHLAIHGASALIPGSENQTLVFPGNSGAGKSTLASTLMMCGWGLLSDEISMFDLDDLTLTALGRPTILKGHSLELISERYGSDAVFGPYGRIVDPPVQIAHLRSTAKSHALRGKSFSPAAIVFPRRGPGQRLELKPVTPGGLFTRLNQFGINYRQLGESGFQATVRLAKHVPAFELFYDEAADAERFLRDHDWNEVAIAATERSDPKRSVHESPGRNRPCASTAALSAADPVSVCTKVSAAPPRGVAANADIWNEDLTQMIDLLRGRVPLESVSLPQWDALTLVASHTGLLSRVAWRARESAAWEWIPAPARSRLEHEIQSTRFNDITFGFELRQLKTALAAVDDPVVLLKGVAYLAAAMPWAGGRRTNDVDLLVSEAALPRVEAALRRVGYAVDDDLSEADCRYYRRWLHELAPLKHAYRRIEVDVHFRLLPISDPRSFVADELIARSIRLPDSPFSILDRVDRVLHSALNLARTGEFQRAFRDLWDISCMIEQPCDLAGAQSGERSDTAPFDWQELIRRTCELQLGMPVACMLSLAMELLQLDCPAEVIEQMSGGSVQRLRRQWIYRTMRVAAIPAGPDFRSRKRCFALWSLEHYPLPKMRTWLDPLTWTKRIAFTKDD; via the coding sequence GTGCTGAAGATCGCCGACGTCACTCTTGACGAACTCGCGACGCGACTACGAAACGAGGGGATCGGACTTCGGTTTGGTCCTTACACGTTTCGGATCCAGTCGGAGCTTCCTTTGATTGCTCAAGCGGTCCACGTTTTACATGGGGATCATCCGCTGGTGCCGCCGTACGAGTTTTCAGATTTTCGGATGCGGTTGGATCCTAGGTTTGAACGTGGCAGAAGGATGGTAGTCGCCACGGTCAATGGACATATTTGGCAAGCGTGGCCGCGCCGCTTGACGGTGGCGGGGATGGAATGGGTTTGCAGTTGGTGTTTTTTTCGTGCCTCGCACCGACATCTTGCCATCCACGGCGCCTCGGCGCTAATCCCCGGTTCGGAGAATCAAACGCTCGTCTTTCCCGGTAACTCGGGAGCAGGGAAAAGCACCCTCGCGTCAACCTTGATGATGTGCGGATGGGGATTGCTGAGTGATGAAATCTCGATGTTTGATCTCGATGACTTGACCCTGACGGCGCTCGGCCGTCCGACCATCTTGAAGGGCCATTCGTTGGAACTGATCTCCGAGCGTTATGGCAGCGATGCGGTGTTCGGCCCGTACGGCAGAATCGTCGATCCTCCAGTACAAATCGCTCATCTTCGTTCCACGGCGAAGTCGCATGCGCTAAGAGGTAAATCCTTTTCCCCCGCCGCAATCGTGTTCCCTCGCCGCGGTCCGGGCCAACGTTTGGAACTAAAACCAGTCACCCCGGGTGGGTTGTTCACCCGCTTGAACCAGTTCGGGATTAATTATCGTCAACTCGGTGAGTCGGGATTTCAGGCGACGGTGCGTTTAGCCAAACACGTGCCTGCTTTTGAACTGTTTTACGACGAGGCGGCCGATGCCGAGCGATTTTTGCGAGATCATGATTGGAACGAGGTTGCGATCGCCGCCACGGAGCGTTCGGATCCAAAGCGTAGCGTGCACGAGTCGCCCGGTAGGAACCGGCCCTGCGCTTCAACCGCAGCGCTCAGCGCGGCGGATCCTGTGTCGGTTTGCACGAAGGTGTCCGCAGCGCCACCGCGTGGAGTCGCGGCAAACGCAGACATTTGGAACGAGGATCTGACCCAGATGATTGACCTGCTGCGTGGGCGTGTGCCACTGGAAAGCGTGTCATTGCCCCAGTGGGATGCGCTGACACTCGTCGCCTCGCACACCGGGCTGCTTTCCCGGGTCGCTTGGCGTGCGCGCGAAAGTGCCGCCTGGGAATGGATCCCTGCGCCGGCTCGCTCACGATTGGAACACGAAATTCAGTCCACCCGATTCAACGACATCACGTTTGGATTCGAGCTGCGCCAACTGAAAACGGCGTTGGCGGCGGTGGACGATCCAGTGGTGTTATTGAAAGGAGTGGCCTATCTCGCCGCAGCGATGCCCTGGGCGGGCGGCCGACGAACCAATGACGTCGATCTCTTAGTGAGCGAAGCGGCCTTGCCGCGGGTGGAAGCGGCGCTGCGTCGGGTGGGTTACGCGGTGGATGACGATTTATCCGAGGCCGATTGCCGTTACTATCGTCGTTGGCTGCACGAGTTGGCTCCGTTGAAACATGCTTATCGGCGGATTGAAGTGGATGTCCATTTTCGACTGTTACCCATTTCGGACCCACGCAGCTTTGTGGCCGATGAATTGATTGCCCGTTCGATACGCCTACCGGACAGCCCCTTTTCGATTCTCGACCGAGTCGATCGCGTGCTTCATTCGGCATTGAATCTGGCCCGAACCGGTGAGTTTCAGCGCGCGTTTCGCGATCTTTGGGACATCAGCTGTATGATCGAGCAGCCGTGCGATTTGGCCGGGGCGCAATCCGGTGAGAGATCCGACACGGCTCCGTTCGATTGGCAGGAATTGATCCGGCGGACGTGCGAATTGCAGCTCGGAATGCCAGTCGCTTGTATGTTAAGCTTGGCGATGGAGCTGTTGCAATTGGATTGTCCGGCGGAGGTAATCGAGCAGATGAGTGGAGGAAGCGTACAGCGTTTGCGACGCCAATGGATCTACCGCACGATGCGAGTCGCCGCGATCCCTGCGGGTCCCGATTTTCGCTCACGAAAACGTTGTTTCGCGTTGTGGTCGCTTGAGCATTATCCGCTGCCGAAGATGCGTACCTGGTTGGACCCGTTGACGTGGACCAAACGGATCGCGTTTACCAAAGACGATTGA
- a CDS encoding glycosyltransferase family 4 protein — protein MSLNSLMNDAPTVDESVGNETIASGVTANARARSLLSEPSSHPLVLHVRIVSGTGGGPEKTILHSPRFLHPLGYDCVCVYLRDPADEGFAAIQRRAETADAPLVAVDDAGATDYRIYARLDELLKRLGNRPLIWHGHDYKSNLAGLWLRRRYPMQLVSTVHGWVLNTWKTPLYYAIDRWCLRRYEAVVCVSTDLFDACRRGRVPADRLSMIDNAIDTEQYRRRQTIAQAKAAIDWPESRKLIGAVGRLSEEKGFAFLIDAVGQLVQQGHDVGLVIVGDGPLAETLKTQIEQQGLSERIRMAGFVANPETYYQAFDVYALSSLREGLPNVLLEAMAFEVPIVATRIAGVPRLIDGHRNGLLVSPSDPEGLAAEIKRVLEDAALAGRLGQGGRETVVDKFCFQKRMEKMAEIYRSLA, from the coding sequence ATGAGTTTGAATTCATTGATGAATGACGCCCCGACAGTTGATGAATCTGTCGGTAATGAAACGATCGCAAGCGGTGTCACGGCCAATGCGCGGGCACGCTCTCTGTTGTCCGAGCCGAGCTCGCATCCGCTGGTGCTGCACGTGCGGATCGTCAGTGGTACTGGGGGAGGACCGGAAAAAACGATCCTCCATTCGCCTCGTTTCTTGCACCCTCTGGGCTACGACTGCGTTTGTGTTTATCTGCGTGACCCAGCCGATGAAGGGTTTGCTGCGATCCAACGCCGCGCCGAAACGGCCGATGCGCCGTTGGTCGCGGTGGACGATGCCGGGGCGACCGACTACCGCATCTACGCTCGGCTGGACGAGCTGCTCAAACGGCTCGGGAATCGTCCCTTGATCTGGCATGGCCACGATTACAAAAGCAATCTGGCGGGCTTGTGGTTGCGGCGTCGCTACCCGATGCAGCTCGTTTCCACGGTGCACGGCTGGGTGCTCAATACCTGGAAAACGCCCCTCTATTACGCCATCGACCGTTGGTGCTTGCGGCGCTACGAGGCGGTCGTCTGTGTCTCGACCGATTTGTTTGATGCGTGCCGTCGGGGACGTGTCCCCGCGGACCGTTTGTCGATGATCGACAATGCGATCGATACCGAGCAATATCGCCGGCGACAAACGATTGCCCAGGCCAAGGCCGCGATCGATTGGCCGGAATCGCGTAAATTGATTGGCGCCGTGGGACGCTTGTCGGAGGAAAAAGGGTTCGCGTTTCTGATCGATGCCGTGGGACAACTGGTCCAACAAGGACACGATGTCGGGCTGGTGATCGTCGGCGATGGGCCGCTCGCTGAGACGCTGAAGACTCAGATCGAACAGCAAGGATTGAGCGAGCGGATTCGGATGGCCGGCTTTGTGGCGAACCCGGAAACCTATTACCAAGCGTTTGACGTGTATGCGCTGAGCAGTTTGCGGGAAGGGTTACCGAACGTGTTGTTGGAAGCGATGGCGTTCGAAGTGCCGATCGTGGCCACGCGGATCGCAGGCGTGCCGCGGTTGATCGATGGCCACCGCAACGGGTTGCTGGTGTCGCCGAGCGATCCCGAGGGGTTGGCAGCGGAGATCAAACGCGTGCTCGAGGATGCCGCACTGGCAGGTCGGCTGGGGCAAGGAGGCAGGGAGACGGTGGTGGACAAATTCTGTTTTCAAAAGCGGATGGAAAAAATGGCCGAGATCTACCGCTCACTGGCGTGA
- a CDS encoding VanZ family protein — translation MNELDRFPRPLDDGSPRVWLAVLGSLAAVALVYASIVPLEYRPLALDEAIERFRSLRWLNLNVDRRADWVANGLVALPFGFLLAGAADRDGRLTLRYLASLFAIILFGNTLIVGIEFLQLWYPRRTVSGNDIAAGCVAATISPLLWIAVGRPALAVWRRVRTLSWDASSSSRIATVLLWSFCSLLLVYSVLPLDVMFSQAEWAAKANAGRFAWVPGLHVVALDPQRGLLELAIALAVSSLRMVPLGILIVLARMQHRGLAIMLGFPILIELLQAPIFTRYTTLADVVCGWAGAAIGVVLATHWTAIQRITDRVSVRCASLLLVVLGIFVAFLARYERVANRAEIDAGWIDFWSPPFVKYYYTSEFLAGSNLVGKMILFAALGVALAHVFSRPGSRQQTPGVVASLTSILVVLGTGLTIEVAQVYLVPFYADASDVLIYAAGALGGWLSYRVVVTWAGGE, via the coding sequence ATGAACGAGCTGGATCGTTTTCCCCGACCGCTGGACGATGGCTCGCCCCGTGTTTGGCTGGCCGTCCTGGGCTCGCTCGCTGCGGTGGCATTGGTCTACGCGTCGATCGTGCCGCTGGAGTACCGTCCGCTGGCACTCGACGAGGCGATCGAGCGATTCCGCTCGCTCCGCTGGCTAAATTTGAACGTCGATCGCCGCGCCGACTGGGTCGCCAACGGATTGGTCGCGCTGCCCTTCGGATTTCTGTTGGCCGGGGCAGCCGACCGCGACGGACGTCTGACCCTCCGCTACCTAGCCTCGCTGTTCGCCATCATCCTGTTTGGCAACACGTTGATCGTGGGGATCGAATTTCTGCAATTGTGGTACCCACGGCGAACCGTCTCGGGCAACGATATCGCCGCAGGTTGTGTCGCAGCCACGATCTCGCCACTGCTATGGATCGCCGTCGGTCGACCGGCGCTGGCGGTTTGGCGACGCGTCCGTACGTTGAGCTGGGATGCGTCTTCGTCGTCTCGGATCGCCACCGTGCTGCTGTGGTCGTTTTGCTCGCTGTTGCTCGTCTACTCCGTGCTGCCGCTGGACGTCATGTTCAGCCAAGCGGAGTGGGCTGCGAAAGCGAATGCGGGGAGATTCGCTTGGGTGCCTGGCTTGCACGTCGTGGCGCTTGATCCGCAACGAGGGCTGCTGGAACTGGCGATCGCGCTGGCCGTTTCAAGCTTGCGGATGGTGCCCTTGGGAATTTTGATCGTCTTGGCCCGCATGCAGCACCGCGGGCTGGCGATCATGTTGGGCTTTCCAATCTTGATTGAATTGCTGCAAGCGCCCATCTTCACTCGCTACACCACGCTAGCCGATGTCGTCTGTGGCTGGGCCGGGGCCGCGATCGGCGTGGTGCTGGCGACTCATTGGACTGCGATTCAGCGAATCACGGACCGAGTCAGCGTTCGCTGTGCGTCGCTGTTGTTGGTAGTGCTGGGCATCTTTGTCGCGTTTTTGGCCAGGTATGAACGGGTCGCAAACCGGGCTGAAATCGATGCGGGCTGGATCGACTTCTGGTCGCCTCCGTTTGTGAAGTATTACTACACCTCCGAATTCCTGGCCGGTTCGAATCTGGTCGGCAAGATGATCCTGTTTGCCGCTTTGGGAGTCGCGCTGGCCCACGTTTTTTCACGCCCTGGTTCACGCCAGCAAACTCCTGGCGTCGTCGCCTCGCTGACCTCGATCCTGGTGGTGCTGGGCACCGGTTTGACGATCGAAGTGGCCCAGGTCTACCTGGTCCCCTTTTACGCTGATGCTTCGGACGTGTTGATCTATGCCGCCGGTGCGCTCGGCGGCTGGCTCAGCTACCGCGTCGTCGTGACGTGGGCTGGAGGGGAGTGA
- a CDS encoding response regulator, with product MARVLLVEDSRTQAILLRAMLEEDSHDVHVAGDGVEALELIFETMPEIVVTDMQMPNMNGLELVRALRKQHPAIPVILITAQGSEELSAQALQEGAAAYLPKSVVDEELLGSIEHVLALMATQVSYRDLIKRLDYNQFQFTLENDPSLISPLVHLMQQVASGMHFSDDVTRARIGMAIEQALLNAMFRGNLEISREAQLEDEELQVSAEMTLVQRRRSESPYGDRRVLFRAHLGHTELVFIITDEGPGFDAQALMSADASQVLEIERGRGLVLIRSFMDEVRFNEAGNEIVMIKRF from the coding sequence ATGGCGCGAGTTCTATTGGTAGAAGACAGCCGGACCCAAGCGATCTTGTTACGCGCGATGCTCGAAGAGGATTCGCACGACGTGCATGTTGCCGGCGACGGGGTCGAGGCACTTGAGCTGATCTTCGAGACGATGCCCGAGATCGTGGTGACCGACATGCAAATGCCAAACATGAACGGTCTCGAACTCGTGCGAGCCCTGCGGAAGCAACACCCCGCAATCCCAGTGATCTTGATCACCGCCCAGGGCAGCGAGGAGCTCTCCGCCCAAGCGCTGCAAGAAGGTGCTGCGGCGTACTTGCCAAAATCGGTTGTCGATGAAGAATTGCTTGGCTCGATCGAGCACGTCCTCGCGCTGATGGCGACTCAAGTGAGTTACCGGGATCTGATCAAGCGACTGGACTACAACCAATTTCAATTCACGTTAGAAAATGACCCGAGTTTGATCTCGCCTTTGGTGCATTTGATGCAGCAAGTCGCCTCGGGAATGCATTTCAGTGACGATGTCACTCGAGCTCGCATTGGTATGGCGATCGAGCAAGCCTTGCTCAACGCGATGTTCCGTGGCAATTTAGAGATCAGCCGCGAAGCGCAACTTGAAGACGAAGAGCTACAGGTTTCCGCAGAGATGACGCTTGTCCAGCGGCGGCGCAGCGAATCGCCCTACGGTGATCGTCGGGTCCTGTTTCGCGCCCATCTCGGTCACACCGAACTCGTCTTTATCATCACGGATGAAGGCCCCGGCTTCGATGCCCAAGCGTTGATGTCCGCGGACGCATCTCAGGTTCTCGAGATCGAGCGGGGCCGCGGCCTCGTGCTGATCCGATCCTTTATGGACGAAGTCCGTTTCAATGAAGCGGGAAATGAAATCGTGATGATCAAGCGTTTTTAA
- a CDS encoding PAS domain-containing protein, whose product MNDPVSASATTSVPFDSTRAIMDHVSDVIWSSTIDGKMLLYMNRAAESIFGVSAQPLGTVEVRQRLIHSEDRIEVSRNIRNVCDEGALRHKYRVVDPAGKVTWLDERLSVVKDANGDPIRIDAVAHAISPKDFSLPTPLEFFSKRQTLREHVQLNVTRKDKQGRIQYANDNFCNAVGKPVEELIGKTDFDIYPAELAKFYVENDQAVMSSGLPEHVVEENIAADGSVVYVEVLKLPSFNTKGKVVGIQVIFWDVSSQKATEVELQQARFLMDTLLENVPDAIYFKDSESRFIRISRAHAKLFRLTDPADAVGKSDADFFGIDHARSALADERRIMKTGEAIIAQVERETWPDREDTWCSSTKLPLRDPHGKIIGTFGISRDVTQQIRAEQELARERDLLKTITNNIPDLIYVKDRYGRFVTGNTALLGLFNLETVEQIVGKTDYDFLPAELACNYVTDDQNVIRSGTPLIDQEESAQDVNGQERWLLTTKVPLRGSDGSVIGIVGIGRDITARKLASEELLRAMEAADAANRAKSDFLANMSHEIRTPMNAIIGMTELLLDTKLDANQRGYLRMVGESGDALLSIINDVLDFSKIEAGMLEIDSIPFDLRETLGDTMKTLAVRAHAKGLELAFRVAPDIPPYVVGDAGRIRQVLINLVGNAIKFTEQGEVVVDVELKSQSRSQTELSVCVRDTGIGIATSKCRTVFNEFEQADSSTTRRYGGTGLGLAISSRLVSMMGGTIWVESSVGVGSRFYFTVQLGIADEGVSATNQRGMVVVGGTRVLVVDDNETNRLILHEMLSNWGMQPTLACGTEEAIKEIRAAIRAKSPFGLTIADVNMPDQDGFEFAKRVRHEQCINDMPIIMLTSGGRLGDKQRRDEFRVTDRLMKPVKQSELFDSVVRALGVNVTEDHHESHPVPQHAIGPLHILLAEDNLVNQKLAVGVLSKHGHQVTVVCDGQQAVDAVQRESFDLVLMDIQMPEMDGLTAARKIREAEQGTGVRLPIIAMTAHAMKGDREGCLEAGMDEYVPKPIRIANLFEKLAKVLPEAKCGKASFAEAESAEAQSGEAPSSETHPSEAQPAKAQPAKAQPAKAQPAKAQPAKAQPAKTQSAKTQSAEGVSSAAASTTGQDAGSPPPDDSPPDDSPPDDSPPDDSPPDDSPPDAARPDESSPHASPADALPDADPASAQQRISASPQHDGTTQSANSVSPAIEWTKLHNTIGDNPSLVVELFKAFDEESTTLIQLIDNAAEARDATLLKTSTHTLKGAAMAIGATALADCTIEVEKVGKTNQFENVAELLKHLHHQLDSTLAETNEYLDTVNR is encoded by the coding sequence ATGAATGACCCTGTCTCTGCGTCTGCGACAACGTCGGTGCCGTTCGATTCCACGCGAGCGATTATGGATCACGTTTCGGACGTGATTTGGTCATCGACGATCGACGGCAAAATGCTGTTGTATATGAATCGCGCCGCGGAATCGATTTTCGGTGTTTCGGCGCAGCCGTTGGGCACCGTCGAAGTGCGTCAGCGCTTGATCCATAGCGAAGATCGTATCGAGGTCAGCCGCAACATCCGCAACGTGTGCGACGAGGGGGCGCTGCGGCACAAGTACCGTGTCGTCGATCCTGCGGGCAAAGTGACTTGGTTGGATGAGCGTTTGTCGGTCGTGAAGGATGCAAACGGCGACCCGATTCGGATTGATGCGGTGGCGCACGCGATTTCGCCTAAAGATTTTTCGCTGCCCACGCCACTGGAGTTCTTCAGCAAGCGTCAAACGCTTCGCGAACATGTGCAATTGAATGTCACACGCAAGGACAAACAGGGGCGTATTCAATACGCCAACGACAACTTTTGTAACGCAGTGGGGAAGCCTGTGGAAGAGTTGATCGGGAAAACCGATTTCGACATCTACCCAGCCGAGTTGGCAAAATTTTATGTTGAGAATGATCAAGCGGTCATGTCCAGCGGTTTGCCGGAGCATGTGGTCGAAGAGAACATTGCCGCGGATGGGTCGGTCGTTTACGTCGAAGTCTTAAAGCTGCCGAGCTTCAATACCAAAGGAAAGGTGGTTGGGATCCAGGTGATTTTTTGGGATGTCAGCAGCCAAAAAGCGACCGAGGTTGAATTACAGCAAGCTCGGTTTTTAATGGACACGTTGCTCGAGAACGTTCCTGATGCAATCTATTTCAAGGACAGCGAGAGCCGCTTTATCCGCATTAGTCGTGCGCATGCCAAGTTATTTCGCTTGACCGATCCGGCCGATGCGGTGGGCAAATCGGATGCGGATTTCTTTGGCATCGATCATGCCCGATCCGCCTTGGCCGACGAGCGACGGATCATGAAGACCGGAGAAGCGATCATTGCCCAAGTGGAACGCGAGACGTGGCCGGACCGCGAGGATACATGGTGCTCGTCGACCAAATTGCCGCTGCGTGATCCTCACGGGAAAATCATCGGAACGTTTGGGATTTCACGCGATGTGACTCAGCAAATTCGCGCCGAACAGGAGCTGGCTCGCGAACGAGATTTGTTGAAAACGATCACCAACAACATTCCCGATTTGATCTATGTCAAAGATCGTTACGGACGATTCGTGACTGGCAATACCGCCTTGCTCGGGTTATTTAACTTGGAAACGGTCGAGCAGATCGTCGGTAAAACGGATTACGATTTTCTGCCCGCCGAATTGGCTTGTAACTACGTCACCGATGACCAGAATGTGATCCGTTCGGGGACCCCGTTGATCGATCAAGAAGAGTCGGCTCAAGATGTCAACGGTCAGGAACGTTGGCTATTGACGACCAAGGTTCCGTTGCGAGGCAGCGACGGATCGGTGATCGGAATTGTGGGAATTGGACGCGACATCACCGCTCGCAAACTTGCGTCCGAAGAGTTGCTCCGGGCGATGGAGGCGGCCGACGCTGCGAATCGAGCGAAGAGCGATTTCCTGGCCAACATGAGCCACGAGATTCGCACCCCGATGAACGCCATCATCGGGATGACCGAGTTGCTATTGGACACCAAGCTCGATGCGAATCAGCGTGGATATTTAAGGATGGTGGGTGAGTCCGGCGATGCGCTGTTGTCGATTATCAACGACGTGTTGGACTTTTCCAAAATCGAAGCTGGCATGCTCGAAATCGACAGCATTCCTTTCGATCTACGAGAAACGCTCGGCGATACGATGAAAACGTTGGCCGTTCGCGCCCATGCCAAGGGGCTCGAATTGGCCTTCCGTGTCGCCCCGGATATCCCTCCCTATGTCGTCGGTGATGCAGGGCGAATTCGCCAGGTGTTGATCAATTTGGTCGGCAATGCGATCAAGTTTACCGAACAGGGAGAGGTGGTGGTGGACGTGGAATTGAAATCACAATCACGCTCGCAAACCGAATTGAGCGTGTGTGTTCGCGATACGGGCATTGGGATTGCTACCAGCAAATGTAGGACGGTGTTCAATGAGTTTGAGCAAGCCGATTCGTCCACGACCCGTCGCTACGGTGGCACCGGTTTGGGGCTGGCGATTTCATCCCGGTTGGTCAGCATGATGGGCGGAACCATTTGGGTCGAAAGTAGTGTTGGGGTGGGAAGCCGATTTTATTTTACTGTCCAGTTGGGGATTGCCGACGAAGGGGTGTCCGCGACGAACCAACGAGGCATGGTGGTGGTGGGCGGCACGCGCGTGTTAGTCGTCGATGATAACGAAACGAATCGTTTGATTCTGCACGAAATGTTGAGCAATTGGGGCATGCAACCGACGCTGGCGTGTGGCACCGAAGAAGCGATCAAGGAGATCCGAGCGGCGATCCGAGCCAAGTCGCCGTTTGGATTGACGATCGCCGATGTCAATATGCCCGACCAAGATGGTTTTGAGTTCGCGAAACGGGTGCGTCATGAACAATGCATCAACGACATGCCGATCATCATGCTGACCTCTGGCGGACGTCTAGGCGATAAGCAACGACGCGATGAATTTCGTGTCACCGATCGCTTGATGAAACCGGTCAAACAGTCCGAGTTGTTCGATTCCGTCGTCCGCGCCCTAGGAGTCAATGTTACCGAAGATCATCACGAGTCCCATCCGGTGCCGCAGCATGCGATCGGGCCGTTGCACATTTTGCTTGCCGAAGACAATTTGGTGAATCAAAAGCTTGCAGTCGGAGTGCTCAGCAAGCATGGGCACCAAGTCACCGTCGTCTGCGATGGTCAACAAGCCGTTGACGCGGTCCAGCGGGAATCCTTTGATCTGGTTTTGATGGACATTCAAATGCCGGAAATGGATGGATTGACCGCTGCTCGTAAAATTCGTGAAGCCGAACAAGGGACCGGAGTTCGGTTGCCGATCATTGCGATGACCGCTCATGCGATGAAAGGGGATCGTGAAGGGTGTCTCGAGGCGGGCATGGACGAGTATGTCCCGAAACCGATCCGCATCGCAAACCTGTTTGAGAAATTAGCCAAAGTGCTGCCGGAAGCGAAGTGCGGTAAAGCCTCATTCGCAGAAGCCGAGTCCGCAGAAGCCCAGTCCGGAGAAGCACCGTCCTCCGAAACGCATCCCTCCGAAGCCCAGCCCGCTAAAGCCCAGCCCGCTAAAGCCCAGCCCGCTAAAGCCCAGCCCGCTAAAGCCCAGCCCGCTAAAGCCCAGCCCGCTAAAACGCAGTCCGCTAAAACGCAGTCCGCTGAAGGGGTGTCCTCCGCAGCTGCGTCCACAACCGGCCAGGACGCTGGCTCCCCACCGCCGGATGACTCGCCGCCGGATGACTCGCCGCCGGATGACTCGCCGCCAGATGACTCGCCGCCAGATGACTCGCCGCCAGATGCCGCACGGCCTGATGAATCGTCGCCGCATGCCTCACCTGCTGATGCCCTGCCGGATGCTGATCCTGCGTCGGCCCAGCAACGTATCTCAGCGTCGCCGCAGCATGACGGCACAACGCAGTCCGCCAATTCGGTTTCGCCAGCGATCGAATGGACGAAGTTGCACAACACCATTGGTGATAATCCGTCGTTGGTCGTTGAGCTATTCAAAGCGTTTGACGAAGAGAGTACCACGTTGATCCAGTTGATCGACAACGCTGCGGAGGCGCGGGATGCGACGTTGCTGAAGACTTCGACTCACACCTTGAAGGGGGCGGCGATGGCGATCGGAGCCACGGCGCTGGCGGATTGCACGATCGAGGTGGAGAAGGTCGGCAAAACGAATCAGTTCGAAAACGTGGCGGAGTTACTCAAGCATTTGCACCACCAACTTGACTCGACACTGGCGGAAACGAACGAGTATCTCGATACCGTCAATCGATAA